A window of Tripterygium wilfordii isolate XIE 37 chromosome 7, ASM1340144v1, whole genome shotgun sequence contains these coding sequences:
- the LOC120003093 gene encoding double-stranded RNA-binding protein 2, with translation MYKNQLQELAQRSCFNLPSYTCIREGPDHAPRFKATVNFNGEIFETPHYCSTLRQAEHSAAEVALNSLSNRGPSHSLAARILDETGVYKNLLQEIAQRVGAPLPQYRTFRSGLGHLPVFTGTVELAGITFTGEPAKNKKQAEKNAAMAAWTSLKQLAKEAASSSSEVETNDELEQITIARALLNYRLKEKIAMVNSSNGPIPFSRKFPVQNLRPTSPQPPPTLTSKILPLICPKTAPRSRSSSTTANDRHVLSSPLPTQDFHGIRPQNFPAAGAAPYVPIRQVRTSCHGIAPPVTIRTAVPVFSAPPLPPPSALPHQATRAAPVRIATPVNIRHAVPAYAAPTSRKEDPESIRKDDPQEVIPPFLPAKVEETELQITPDVTAKAEEAPAAIPIIHPAQVEEIKSETGNNQREFESATGDKRLESESATGNKELDSQTVQSLEQLKI, from the exons ATGTACAAGAACCAGCTGCAGGAGCTGGCGCAGCGGAGCTGCTTTAACCTGCCTTCGTACACGTGTATAAGGGAGGGTCCGGACCACGCGCCGCGCTTCAAGGCTACTGTGAACTTCAATGGGGAGATCTTTGAGACTCCTCACTACTGCTCCACTCTCCGACAGGCTGAGCACTCCGCTGCAGAGGTCGCTCTCAACTCCCTGTCCAATCGTGGCCCTTCTCACTCACTTGCAGCTCGCATTCTG GATGAGACAGGGGTTTACAAGAACCTCTTAcaggaaattgcacaaagagtTGGTGCTCCATTGCCACAATACAGAACATTCAGGTCAGGCCTTGGTCACCTTCCGGTATTTACAGGGACAGTGGAATTGGCTGGAATCACATTCACAGGGGAACCTGCTAAGAACAAGAAACAAGCAGAGAAGAATGCAGCCATGGCCGCTTGGACATCTCTAAAACAAT TGGCAAAGGAAGCTGCGAGTTCTTCATCTGAAGTAGAGACCAACGACGAACTAGAACAGATCACTATTGCTCGGGCCTTGTTGAATTACCGATTGAAAGAAAAGATAGCAATGGTGAATTCCTCTAATGGCCCAATACCATTTTCAAGGAAATTTCCAGTTCAGAACCTCAGACCTACAAGCCCACAGCCCCCCCCTACTCTTACATCAAAAATCCTTCCATTAATATGCCCAAAGACAGCTCCTCGGTCAAGATCGTCGTCAACAACAGCAAATGACAGGCATGTGCTGTCATCACCATTGCCCACTCAGGATTTCCACGGGATACGCCCTCAGAATTTCCCTGCCGCTGGAGCGGCTCCATATGTTCCTATCCGACAAGTTAGGACTTCCTGCCATGGTATTGCTCCCCCAGTGACCATAAGGACTGCTGTGCCTGTTTTCTCAGCACCTCCACTCCCGCCACCATCTGCCCTTCCTCATCAGGCAACACGGGCTGCTCCTGTTCGAATTGCTACACCTGTCAATATCAGGCACGCAGTGCCAGCATATGCTGCTCCAACTTCTAGAAAAGAAGATCCTGAATCTATTCGAAAGGATGATCCTCAAGAAGTTATTCCTCCTTTTTTGCCAGCTAAAGTAGAAGAGACTGAGTTGCAAATTACTCCTGATGTCACTGCTAAAGCAGAAGAAGCTCCAGCGGCTATTCCAATCATACATCCAGCTCAAGTGGAGGAAATCAAGAGTGAAACTGGAAACAACCAACGAGAATTTGAAAGTGCTACTGGAGACAAACGGCTAGAATCTGAGAGTGCTACCGGAAACAAGGAGCTAGATTCTCAAACAGTGCAGAGCCTGGAGCAACTCAAAATCTAA
- the LOC120002372 gene encoding homeobox-leucine zipper protein REVOLUTA-like translates to MAMAVAHHRESSSGSINKHLCADTGKYVRYTAEQVEALERVYAECPKPSSLRRQQLIRECPILSNIEPKQIKVWFQNRRCREKQRKESSRLQTVNRKLSAMNKLLMEENDRLQKQVSQLVCENGYMRQQLHTVSASGATDASCDSAVTTPQQHSMRDSNNPAGLLSIAEETLAEFLSKATGTAVDWVQMPGMKPGPDSVGIFAISQRCSGVAARACGLVSLEPTKIAEILKDRPSWFRDCRSLEVFTMFPAGNGGTIELLYTQTYAPTTLAPARDFWTLRYTTSLDNGGLVVCERSLSGSGAGPNAAAAAQFVRAEVLPSGYLIRPCDGGGSIIHIVDHLNLQAWSVPEVLRPLYESSKVVAQKMTIAALRYVRQIAQETSGEIAYGLGRQPAVLRTFSQRLSRGFNDAVNGFNDDGWSLMSCDGVEDVIVAVNTTKNLATSNPINSLSFLGGILCARASMLLQNVPPAVLVRFLREHRSEWADFNVDAYSATSLKACSSAYPGMRPTRFTGSQVIMPLGHTIEHEEMLEVIRLEGHSLAQEDAFISRDIHLLQICSGVDENAVGACAELVFAPIDEMFPDDAPLLPSGFRIIPLDSKSGDAQDTMTTHRTLDLTSSLEVGPATNPSSGDGLPSQDMRSVLTIAFQFPFESGLQENVATMARQYVRSVISSVQRVAVAISPSGSSPAMGPKLSAGSPEALTLAQWICQSYSYYLGAELLRPDSPIGDSVLKHLWHHQDAILCCSLKSLPVFIFANQAGLDMLETTLVALQDITLDKIFDEPGRKSLCADFAKLMQQGFTYLPSGICMSTMGRHVSYEQAIGWKVLAAEENNVHCLAFSFVNWSFV, encoded by the exons ATGGCTATGGCGGTGGCGCACCACAGAGAGAGCAGCAGCGGGAGTATCAACAAGCACCTTTGCGCTGATACCGGCAAATATGTGCGGTATACGGCCGAGCAGGTGGAGGCACTTGAACGGGTTTATGCTGAGTGTCCCAAGCCAAGTTCTCTGCGAAGGCAGCAGTTGATCCGGGAATGTCCCATTCTTTCCAACATCGAGCCCAAGCAGATCAAAGTCTGGTTTCAAAACCGCAG GTGTCGAGAGAAGCAGCGAAAGGAGTCTTCAAGGCTGCAGACTGTGAATCGAAAATTGTCAGCAATGAACAAATTGTTAATGGAGGAGAATGATCGACTGCAGAAGCAAGTGTCTCAATTGGTGTGCGAGAATGGCTATATGCGGCAACAGTTGCACACAGTAAGC GCATCTGGGGCAACTGATGCAAGTTGTGATTCAGCAGTTACCACTCCGCAGCAGCATTCGATGAGAGACTCAAATAACCCTGCTGG acttctctccatagcggaggaGACCTTGGCAGAGTTCCTTTCAAAGGCTACAGGAACTGCTGTCGATTGGGTCCAGATGCCTGGGATGAAG CCTGGTCCGGATTCAGTTGGGATCTTTGCCATTTCACAGCGTTGTAGTGGAGTGGCAGCACGAGCCTGCGGTCTTGTAAGTTTAGAGCCTACAAAG ATTGCGGAGATCCTGAAAGATCGCCCATCTTGGTTCCGGGACTGTCGGAGCCTTGAGGTTTTCACCATGTTTCCAGCAGGAAATGGTGGAACAATTGAACTTTTGTACACTCAG acATACGCTCCAACAACTCTGGCTCCTGCAAGGGATTTCTGGACTCTAAGATACACTACAAGTTTAGACAATGGCGGTCTTGTG GTTTGTGAAAGATCTCTTTCCGGTTCCGGCGCTGGCCCCAATGCAGCTGCTGCTGCTCAGTTTGTGAGAGCTGAAGTGCTTCCTAGTGGTTATTTAATTCGACCATGTGATGGTGGAGGCTCAATCATCCATATTGTTGACCATTTAAATCTGCAG GCTTGGAGTGTGCCTGAGGTATTGCGACCTCTTTACGAATCATCGAAAGTAGTAGCCCAGAAGATGACAATTGCT GCACTGCGTTACGTCAGGCAAATAGCTCAGGAGACAAGTGGCGAGATTGCGTATGGTTTGGGCAGGCAGCCTGCCGTTCTGAGAACTTTTAGCCAAAGATTAAGCAG AGGCTTCAATGATGCTGTTAATGGATTCAATGATGATGGCTGGTCATTGATGAGTTGTGATGGTGTTGAAGATGTAATAGTTGCTGTTAATACAACCAAGAATTTGGCCACTTCTAACCCTATCAATTCTCTTTCATTCCTTGGAGGGATTCTTTGCGCAAGGGCTTCCATGCTGCTTCAG AATGTTCCTCCTGCAGTGCTGGTTCGCTTTTTGAGGGAGCACCGGTCAGAATGGGCTGATTTTAATGTTGATGCTTATTCTGCTACATCGTTGAAGGCATGTTCGTCTGCCTATCCTGGTATGAGGCCCACAAGGTTTACTGGGAGCCAAGTTATAATGCCACTTGGCCACACAATTGAACATGAAGAG ATGCTTGAAGTTATTCGACTTGAAGGCCATTCCCTGGCACAAGAAGATGCTTTTATATCAAGAGACATTCATCTCTTGCAG ATTTGTAGCGGAGTTGATGAGAATGCTGTGGGAGCCTGTGCTGAGCTTGTTTTTGCCCCAATTGATGAAATGTTTCCAGATGATGCACCACTGCTACCGTCTGGCTTCCGCATCATCCCACTAGATTCAAAATCA GGTGATGCCCAGGATACAATGACTACGCATCGCACTCTTGATCTCACTTCCAGTCTTGAAGTGGGCCCTGCGACCAACCCATCTTCAGGAGATGGTTTACCATCTCAGGACATGCGATCTGTGCTGACAATTGCTTTCCAGTTCCCTTTTGAGAGTGGTCTACAGGAAAATGTTGCCACAATGGCACGCCAATATGTCAGAAGCGTGATTTCCTCTGTCCAGAGGGTTGCTGTGGCCATATCTCCATCAGGATCAAGCCCTGCCATGGGACCAAAGTTATCTGCAGGTTCACCAGAAGCTCTTACTTTAGCTCAATGGATCTGCCAGAGCTACAG TTACTATTTAGGGGCAGAGTTACTGAGGCCTGATTCGCCGATTGGTGACTCGGTGTTGAAACATCTTTGGCATCATCAGGATGCTATTTTGTGTTGTTCATTGAAG TCGCTACCAGTTTTCATCTTTGCCAACCAAGCAGGGCTTGACATGCTAGAGACTACACTGGTGGCTCTTCAAGATATCACACTAGATAAGATATTCGATGAGCCTGGCCGCAAATCATTATGTGCTGACTTTGCGAAGTTGATGCAACAG GGATTCACTTACTTGCCTTCTGGAATATGCATGTCAACAATGGGGCGCCATGTTTCATATGAACAAGCGATTGGATGGAAGGTCCTTGCTGCAGAAGAGAATAATGTCCATTGTCTTGCCTTCTCTTTTGTAAATTGGTCTTTTGTGTGA
- the LOC120001294 gene encoding CASP-like protein 5A2 — MNVSHSSIHPVEDPPTTDGGGGGNNPPRIRMKDLQGMPGTHGGLVLRLSQFAFAVAALLVMATTSDFPSVTAFCYLVAAAALQSLWSLSLAIVDIYALLVRRSLQNYQVVSLFTVGDGITSTLTFAAACASAGITVLIDNDFGSCGQNHCVQFETATAMAFISWFSALPSFLLNFWSLASR; from the exons ATGAATGTGAGCCACTCGTCGATTCATCCGGTTGAAGATCCTCCGACCACTGACGGCGGCGGCGGCGGGAACAATCCTCCCAGAATCAGGATGAAAGATTTGCAGGGCATGCCAGGGACGCACGGCGGCCTCGTCCTGCGCCTCTCTCAGTTTGCTTTCGCGGTTGCTGCCCTTCTCGTCATGGCCACCACCAGCGACTTTCCTTCCGTCACGGCTTTCTG CTACCTTGTTGCAGCTGCGGCCTTGCAGAGTTTGTGGAGCCTTTCCTTAGCCATTGTTGACATCTATGCCCTTCTGGTGAGGCGTTCCCTGCAGAATTATCAAGTTGTTAGTTTGTTCACTGTTGGCGATGGG ATCACATCTACTCTTACATTTGCGGCAGCTTGTGCTTCTGCTGGCATCACTGTCCTTATTGACAACGATTTTGGTAGTTGTGGCCAGAATCATTGTGTGCAGTTTGAAACTGCCACTGCCATGGCTTTCATTAGCTGGTTCTCTGCATTACCATCTTTTCTCCTGAACTTTTGGTCACTGGCATCGAGATGA
- the LOC120001717 gene encoding serine/threonine-protein phosphatase 6 regulatory subunit 3-like isoform X1, translating into MFWKLTALSASSPVESLLDKENFTLEELLDEEEIIQECKALNSRLINFLRDRAQVEELLRYIIEEPPEGAESRRTFKFPFISCEIFTCEIDVILKTLVEEEELMNLLFSFLEPNRPHSALLAGYFSKVVVCLMMRKTVPLMNYVQAHQDVFRQLVDLIGITSIMEVLVRLVGADDHVYPNFLDVMQWLADSNLLEMIVDKLGPLSPPEVHANAAETLSAITRNYPSALANKLSSPSFVVRIFDHALEDSCSKSGLVHSLSVCISLLDPRRYAVSSALMHSFRSQNFYESPIPVNPDTINAMLPKLGDLLRLLNVSSDEKILSTTYGELRPPLGKYRLKIVEFIAVLLRTGNEAAEKELVSSGTVQRVLDLFFEYPYNNALHHHVESIILSCLETKSDTMVVHLLRECDLIGKILQTDKHPTISDNTNQPTVPATGKRAPRVGNLGHITRISNKLVQLGSNSIRIQEYLQGNAEWLEWQTTVLQERNAVENVSRWACGRPTALQDRRDSDEDDLHDRDYDVAALANNLSQAFRYKIYGNEDAEEDHGALDRDDEDVYFDDESAEVVISSLRLGDDKGSSLFTNSDWFAFQDERMDDSPVSTSPSETMDEINLNGNANGGNSSSDDEVVVGEDDELTESKDSSNGTSTSTANLLNGFPESGSANIGDLNPQSEKVNASQDMGEFFRFETPENEDLFGERPLPEWVGWGESSDLQVGGSSVNPFEDHGNPDHSHKVEALAADVNSTSSGESLLPNGSPTSMGSSDGSGSSDSCQKSVAVPSLFEEDVEFVGVELEGTEKAMEQALKEGIVGEAGPLKRNMIPKVPEKDNPDDGGAGIKEFNDANYWRVDQEVAVLE; encoded by the exons ATGTTTTGGAAGCTCACGGCTCTCTCTGCCTCCTCTCCT GTGGAGTCACTATTAGACAAGGAAAATTTCACTCTGGAGGAGCTTcttgatgaagaagaaattaTTCAAGAGTGCAAGGCTTTAAACAGTCGTCTCATTAATTT TCTTCGGGACAGAGCTCAAGTGGAGGAATTGTTGCGTTACATTATAGAAGAGCCCCCAGAAGGTGCTGAAAGCAGACGGACATTCAA ATTCCCTTTCATTTCATGTGAGATATTTACATGTGAAATTGATGTTATTCTCAAAACACTGGTGGAGGAAGAGGAG CTGATGAACTtacttttctcctttttggaACCAAACCGTCCCCATAGTGCCTTGCTGGCTGGTTATTTCAGCAAG GTGGTTGTTTGCTTAATGATGCGCAAGACGGTTCCACTAATGAACTATGTTCAG GCCCATCAGGATGTCTTTCGCCAACTGGTTGATTTAATAGGAATAACGTCCATTATGGAG GTGTTGGTTCGCCTGGTAGGTGCTGATGACCATGTGTATCCCAATTTTTTGGATGTGATGCAATGGCTGGCTGACAGCAATTTGCTGGAAATGATTGTGGATAAATTGGGTCCATTG AGCCCTCCTGAAGTCCACGCTAATGCAGCAGAAACGCTCAGTGCGATAACTCGAAATTACCCATCAGCCTTGGCAAATAAACTCTCTAGTCCAAG TTTTGTTGTAAGGATATTTGATCATGCACTAGAAGATTCATGTTCAAAATCTGGTCTCGTCCACTCGCTTTCTGTGTGTATATCTTTACTTGATCCAAGAAGATATGCAGTATCTTCAGCCCTGATGCATTCTTTTCGAAGTCAAAATTTTTACGAGTCTCCAATCCCTGTCAATCCAGATACCATTAATGCAATGCTCCCTAAACTTG GTGACTTGCTTAGGCTACTGAATGTGTCATCTGATgagaaaattttatctacaaCATATGGGGAACTGAGACCGCCTCTAGGGAAGTATCGTCTAAAG ATTGTTGAGTTCATTGCGGTGCTATTAAGAACGGGCAATGAAGCTGCAGAAAAGGAATTGGTCAGCTCGGGAACTGTTCAACGTGTACTTGATCTTTTCTTCGA GTATCCATACAATAATGCGTTGCATCATCATGTAGAAAGTATTATATTGTCATGTTTAGAGACCAAGAGTGATACAATGGTAGTCCATCTTCTTCGAGAGTGTGATTTGATTGGTAAAATTCTCCAAACAGATAAACACCCCACTATCTCTGACAATACTAATCAG CCAACTGTACCTGCTACTGGAAAAAGGGCCCCGCGGGTTGGAAATCTTGGACACATAACACGAATATCAAATAAACTTGTTCAGTTGGGAAGCAACAGCATCCGCATTCAGGAATATCTTCAG GGAAATGCTGAATGGTTGGAATGGCAAACTACTGTTTTGCAAGAGCGGAATGCAGTCGAAAATGTTTCTCGATGGGCTTGTGG GCGCCCGACGGCACTGCAGGATAGGAGAGATAGCGATGAGGATGACCTTCATGACAGAGATTACGATGTAGCAGCTCTGGCTAATAACTTGAGCCAGGCTTTTAGATACAAAATATATGGAAACGAGGATGCTGAAGAG GACCATGGAGCTCTTGATAGAGATGATGAG GATGTTTATTTTGATGATGAGTCTGCTGAAGTTGTTATATCGTCCCTGAGGCTTGGAGATGATAAAGGGAG CAGCCTCTTCACTAATTCCGACTGGTTTGCGTTCCAAGATGAGAGAATGGATGATTCCCCGGTGAGCACATCACCCTCAGAAACGATGGATGAGATAAATTTGAATGGAAATGCAAATGGTGGTAATAGCAGTAGTGACGATGAAGTAGTGGTTGGTGAGGATGATGAGCTGACTGAAAGCAAAGATTCCTCGAATGGCACATCTACTTCCACTGCAAACCTCCTCAATGGGTTCCCAGAAAGTGGTTCAGCTAACATTGGCGACTTGAATCCACAGAGTGAAAAGGTAAATGCTTCCCAAGATATGGGGGAATTCTTCAGGTTTGAGACACCAGAAAATGAGGACTTGTTTGGAGAGAGGCCTTTACCTGAATGGGTTGGATGGGGCGAATCATCAGATTTGCAAGTAGGTGGATCTAGTGTCAATCCTTTTGAAGATCATGGAAATCCTGATCACTCCCATAAAGTTGAGGCATTGGCAGCTGATGTTAATTCCACTTCAAGTGGGGAATCCTTGCTTCCCAATGGGTCTCCAACTAGCATGGGGTCTAGTGATGGATCAGGGAGCAGTGATTCTTGTCAGAAATCTGTAGCTGTGCCCTCACTTTTTGAAGAGGATGTTGAATTTGTAGGTGTCGAATTGGAAGGGACTGAGAAGGCGATGGAACAGGCTCTCAAGGAGGGAATAGTTGGGGAAGCAGGACCCCTAAAGAGAAACATGATTCCGAAGGTTCCAGAAAAAGATAATCCTGATGATGGTGGGGCTGGAATTAAGGAATTCAATGATGCAAACTACTGGAGAGTTGATCAAGAGGTAGCTGTTTTGGAGTGA
- the LOC120001717 gene encoding serine/threonine-protein phosphatase 6 regulatory subunit 3-like isoform X2: protein MFWKLTALSASSPVESLLDKENFTLEELLDEEEIIQECKALNSRLINFLRDRAQVEELLRYIIEEPPEGAESRRTFKFPFISCEIFTCEIDVILKTLVEEEELMNLLFSFLEPNRPHSALLAGYFSKVVVCLMMRKTVPLMNYVQAHQDVFRQLVDLIGITSIMEVLVRLVGADDHVYPNFLDVMQWLADSNLLEMIVDKLGPLSPPEVHANAAETLSAITRNYPSALANKLSSPSFVVRIFDHALEDSCSKSGLVHSLSVCISLLDPRRYAVSSALMHSFRSQNFYESPIPVNPDTINAMLPKLGDLLRLLNVSSDEKILSTTYGELRPPLGKYRLKIVEFIAVLLRTGNEAAEKELVSSGTVQRVLDLFFEYPYNNALHHHVESIILSCLETKSDTMVVHLLRECDLIGKILQTDKHPTISDNTNQPTVPATGKRAPRVGNLGHITRISNKLVQLGSNSIRIQEYLQGNAEWLEWQTTVLQERNAVENVSRWACGRPTALQDRRDSDEDDLHDRDYDVAALANNLSQAFRYKIYGNEDAEEDHGALDRDDEDVYFDDESAEVVISSLRLGDDKGSLFTNSDWFAFQDERMDDSPVSTSPSETMDEINLNGNANGGNSSSDDEVVVGEDDELTESKDSSNGTSTSTANLLNGFPESGSANIGDLNPQSEKVNASQDMGEFFRFETPENEDLFGERPLPEWVGWGESSDLQVGGSSVNPFEDHGNPDHSHKVEALAADVNSTSSGESLLPNGSPTSMGSSDGSGSSDSCQKSVAVPSLFEEDVEFVGVELEGTEKAMEQALKEGIVGEAGPLKRNMIPKVPEKDNPDDGGAGIKEFNDANYWRVDQEVAVLE from the exons ATGTTTTGGAAGCTCACGGCTCTCTCTGCCTCCTCTCCT GTGGAGTCACTATTAGACAAGGAAAATTTCACTCTGGAGGAGCTTcttgatgaagaagaaattaTTCAAGAGTGCAAGGCTTTAAACAGTCGTCTCATTAATTT TCTTCGGGACAGAGCTCAAGTGGAGGAATTGTTGCGTTACATTATAGAAGAGCCCCCAGAAGGTGCTGAAAGCAGACGGACATTCAA ATTCCCTTTCATTTCATGTGAGATATTTACATGTGAAATTGATGTTATTCTCAAAACACTGGTGGAGGAAGAGGAG CTGATGAACTtacttttctcctttttggaACCAAACCGTCCCCATAGTGCCTTGCTGGCTGGTTATTTCAGCAAG GTGGTTGTTTGCTTAATGATGCGCAAGACGGTTCCACTAATGAACTATGTTCAG GCCCATCAGGATGTCTTTCGCCAACTGGTTGATTTAATAGGAATAACGTCCATTATGGAG GTGTTGGTTCGCCTGGTAGGTGCTGATGACCATGTGTATCCCAATTTTTTGGATGTGATGCAATGGCTGGCTGACAGCAATTTGCTGGAAATGATTGTGGATAAATTGGGTCCATTG AGCCCTCCTGAAGTCCACGCTAATGCAGCAGAAACGCTCAGTGCGATAACTCGAAATTACCCATCAGCCTTGGCAAATAAACTCTCTAGTCCAAG TTTTGTTGTAAGGATATTTGATCATGCACTAGAAGATTCATGTTCAAAATCTGGTCTCGTCCACTCGCTTTCTGTGTGTATATCTTTACTTGATCCAAGAAGATATGCAGTATCTTCAGCCCTGATGCATTCTTTTCGAAGTCAAAATTTTTACGAGTCTCCAATCCCTGTCAATCCAGATACCATTAATGCAATGCTCCCTAAACTTG GTGACTTGCTTAGGCTACTGAATGTGTCATCTGATgagaaaattttatctacaaCATATGGGGAACTGAGACCGCCTCTAGGGAAGTATCGTCTAAAG ATTGTTGAGTTCATTGCGGTGCTATTAAGAACGGGCAATGAAGCTGCAGAAAAGGAATTGGTCAGCTCGGGAACTGTTCAACGTGTACTTGATCTTTTCTTCGA GTATCCATACAATAATGCGTTGCATCATCATGTAGAAAGTATTATATTGTCATGTTTAGAGACCAAGAGTGATACAATGGTAGTCCATCTTCTTCGAGAGTGTGATTTGATTGGTAAAATTCTCCAAACAGATAAACACCCCACTATCTCTGACAATACTAATCAG CCAACTGTACCTGCTACTGGAAAAAGGGCCCCGCGGGTTGGAAATCTTGGACACATAACACGAATATCAAATAAACTTGTTCAGTTGGGAAGCAACAGCATCCGCATTCAGGAATATCTTCAG GGAAATGCTGAATGGTTGGAATGGCAAACTACTGTTTTGCAAGAGCGGAATGCAGTCGAAAATGTTTCTCGATGGGCTTGTGG GCGCCCGACGGCACTGCAGGATAGGAGAGATAGCGATGAGGATGACCTTCATGACAGAGATTACGATGTAGCAGCTCTGGCTAATAACTTGAGCCAGGCTTTTAGATACAAAATATATGGAAACGAGGATGCTGAAGAG GACCATGGAGCTCTTGATAGAGATGATGAG GATGTTTATTTTGATGATGAGTCTGCTGAAGTTGTTATATCGTCCCTGAGGCTTGGAGATGATAAAGGGAG CCTCTTCACTAATTCCGACTGGTTTGCGTTCCAAGATGAGAGAATGGATGATTCCCCGGTGAGCACATCACCCTCAGAAACGATGGATGAGATAAATTTGAATGGAAATGCAAATGGTGGTAATAGCAGTAGTGACGATGAAGTAGTGGTTGGTGAGGATGATGAGCTGACTGAAAGCAAAGATTCCTCGAATGGCACATCTACTTCCACTGCAAACCTCCTCAATGGGTTCCCAGAAAGTGGTTCAGCTAACATTGGCGACTTGAATCCACAGAGTGAAAAGGTAAATGCTTCCCAAGATATGGGGGAATTCTTCAGGTTTGAGACACCAGAAAATGAGGACTTGTTTGGAGAGAGGCCTTTACCTGAATGGGTTGGATGGGGCGAATCATCAGATTTGCAAGTAGGTGGATCTAGTGTCAATCCTTTTGAAGATCATGGAAATCCTGATCACTCCCATAAAGTTGAGGCATTGGCAGCTGATGTTAATTCCACTTCAAGTGGGGAATCCTTGCTTCCCAATGGGTCTCCAACTAGCATGGGGTCTAGTGATGGATCAGGGAGCAGTGATTCTTGTCAGAAATCTGTAGCTGTGCCCTCACTTTTTGAAGAGGATGTTGAATTTGTAGGTGTCGAATTGGAAGGGACTGAGAAGGCGATGGAACAGGCTCTCAAGGAGGGAATAGTTGGGGAAGCAGGACCCCTAAAGAGAAACATGATTCCGAAGGTTCCAGAAAAAGATAATCCTGATGATGGTGGGGCTGGAATTAAGGAATTCAATGATGCAAACTACTGGAGAGTTGATCAAGAGGTAGCTGTTTTGGAGTGA